The following are encoded in a window of bacterium genomic DNA:
- a CDS encoding polyprenyl synthetase family protein — protein sequence MGAADASGWTYQGLTRRFGDDLAAIERAIAGNLGSDNELLRTMAAHVALSGGKRLRPLLVVLTARLSGYDGEGHVPLGNAVEYLHAATLLHDDVLDQAEVRRGAPSANAVWGNHLAVLGGDFLYTTAFDLLLAGAPREVIRMLCRCSLDMVEGEVLQRRWRNRADIDEATYVAIVARKTASLIAGCCRSGALLARAEAPAVEALGRFGTALGTAFQVIDDTLDYLADPARLGKALGGDLRQGTVTLPLIHLLRREGIPREQERVRDVIGRGEATDAEVAWIAGLLREHRCGESAIARARTFAAEARAALDPLAGTELREALLAAADFVIARDY from the coding sequence GTGGGCGCGGCTGACGCCTCCGGCTGGACCTACCAGGGGCTGACGCGCCGCTTCGGCGACGACCTCGCGGCGATCGAGCGGGCGATCGCGGGGAACCTCGGCTCGGACAACGAGCTGCTCCGGACGATGGCAGCCCACGTGGCCCTCAGCGGCGGCAAGCGCCTGCGGCCGCTGCTCGTCGTCCTCACCGCGCGGCTCAGCGGGTACGACGGCGAGGGCCACGTCCCGCTCGGCAACGCCGTCGAGTACCTCCACGCGGCCACCCTGCTGCACGACGACGTCCTCGACCAGGCCGAGGTGCGCCGCGGCGCCCCCTCGGCCAACGCCGTCTGGGGGAACCACCTGGCCGTGCTCGGCGGCGACTTCCTCTACACCACCGCCTTCGACCTGCTCCTGGCGGGGGCCCCGCGCGAGGTGATCCGGATGCTCTGCCGCTGCTCGCTCGACATGGTCGAGGGCGAGGTCCTCCAGCGCCGCTGGCGCAACCGCGCCGACATCGACGAGGCGACCTACGTCGCGATCGTCGCGCGCAAGACCGCCAGCCTCATCGCCGGCTGCTGCCGCTCGGGGGCCCTCCTCGCGCGCGCCGAGGCCCCCGCCGTCGAGGCGCTCGGGCGGTTCGGCACCGCGCTCGGGACCGCCTTCCAGGTCATCGACGACACGCTCGATTACCTGGCGGACCCCGCCCGGCTCGGCAAGGCGCTCGGCGGGGACCTGCGCCAGGGGACGGTGACGCTGCCGCTGATCCACCTGCTGCGCCGCGAGGGCATCCCGCGCGAGCAGGAGCGCGTCCGCGACGTCATCGGCCGCGGCGAGGCCACCGACGCGGAGGTCGCCTGGATCGCGGGCCTGCTGCGCGAGCACCGGTGCGGCGAGAGCGCGATCGCCCGCGCCCGGACGTTCGCGGCGGAGGCGCGCGCGGCGCTCGACCCGCTCGCCGGCACCGAGCTGCGCGAGGCGCTGCTCGCCGCCGCCGACTTCGTCATCGCCCGCGATTACTAG
- a CDS encoding LysM peptidoglycan-binding domain-containing protein: MFPIRSCVRAAAALAAVLVLSAAATARAGGVYFVKEGDTLARVGRIFGIGVDEIRAANPLVGDRIAPGDRLRIPDPVAPVAVAAGMPDQTVRHGVDQERVRQMVCREETVYHAVAKGETLTAIARRYHTSIGELRQINGLRSRSRLAVGQRLVVRRSGPRTHVVRRGETLTRVAALRHVPVADLRRLNGLEDDDLAAGQRLILEPCDRLAAAGSEPPPLGGPASDEEFREAVAAAAALASREAQGLVNAAPAAVPASDPAAAPPGIAQRVIGMAKTMLNIPYRFGGTTLRGIDCSAYVQMVFGLIDLQLPRTAREQFALGARVERAALAVGDLVFFRTYARFPSHVGIYLGDDLFIHASSVGRKVTIDSLDQGYYRKRFLGGRRVIDDDGPALAAAP, translated from the coding sequence ATGTTCCCTATTCGAAGTTGTGTCCGCGCCGCGGCGGCGCTGGCGGCCGTGTTGGTGCTGTCGGCGGCGGCCACGGCCCGCGCCGGCGGCGTGTACTTCGTCAAGGAGGGGGACACCCTCGCCAGGGTCGGCCGGATCTTCGGCATCGGGGTCGACGAGATCCGCGCGGCCAACCCGCTCGTCGGCGATCGCATCGCGCCGGGCGACCGGCTGCGCATTCCCGACCCGGTCGCCCCCGTCGCCGTGGCGGCCGGCATGCCCGACCAGACCGTGCGCCACGGCGTGGACCAGGAGCGGGTACGCCAGATGGTGTGCCGCGAGGAGACCGTCTACCACGCGGTCGCGAAGGGCGAGACCCTCACGGCGATCGCCCGGCGCTACCACACGTCCATCGGGGAGCTGCGGCAGATCAACGGCCTGCGCTCGCGCTCGCGGCTGGCCGTCGGGCAGCGGCTGGTCGTCCGCCGGTCGGGCCCGCGGACGCACGTCGTGCGCCGCGGCGAGACGCTGACCCGCGTCGCCGCGCTCCGGCACGTCCCCGTCGCCGACCTGCGCCGCCTCAACGGCCTGGAGGACGACGACCTGGCAGCCGGGCAGCGGCTCATCCTCGAGCCGTGCGACCGCCTCGCCGCGGCCGGCAGCGAGCCTCCCCCTCTCGGCGGGCCGGCGTCGGACGAGGAGTTCCGCGAGGCCGTCGCCGCGGCCGCGGCGCTGGCATCGCGCGAGGCCCAGGGCCTCGTCAACGCGGCGCCGGCGGCGGTGCCCGCCTCCGACCCCGCGGCGGCGCCCCCCGGCATCGCGCAGCGGGTGATCGGCATGGCGAAGACCATGCTGAACATCCCCTATCGCTTCGGCGGGACGACGCTGCGCGGCATCGACTGCTCGGCGTATGTCCAGATGGTCTTCGGCCTCATCGACCTGCAGCTGCCCCGCACGGCGCGCGAGCAGTTCGCCCTCGGCGCCCGCGTCGAGCGCGCGGCGCTCGCCGTCGGCGATCTGGTCTTCTTCCGCACCTACGCCAGGTTCCCCTCGCACGTCGGCATCTACCTGGGCGACGACCTCTTCATCCATGCCTCCTCGGTCGGCCGCAAGGTGACGATCGACAGCCTCGACCAGGGATACTATCGCAAGCGCTTCCTCGGCGGGCGCCGTGTCATCGACGACGACGGCCCCGCGCTGGCCGCCGCCCCCTGA